One stretch of Paenibacillus sp. AN1007 DNA includes these proteins:
- the glyA gene encoding serine hydroxymethyltransferase codes for MEQLRKNDPAVLEAMNLELKRQQNNIELIASENIVSEAVIEAMGSVLTNKYAEGYPGKRYYGGCEHVDIVEDIARDRAKELFGAEHANVQPHSGAQANMAVYLAALKPGDTVLGMNLAHGGHLTHGSPVNASGLLYNFVAYGVQEDTFLIDYDEVRKAAFKHRPRLIVAGASAYPRTIDFEKLASIANDVGALFMVDMAHIAGLVAAGLHPNPVPHAHFVTTTTHKTLRGPRGGMILCRKSWAAAIDKAVFPGSQGGPLMHVIASKAVAFGEALQPSFKTYAQNVVKNAQVLAETLIAEGLNIVSGGTDNHLMLIDTRSVNITGKEAEHVLDSIGITVNKNAIPFDPTSPFITSGIRIGTPAATSRGMDEKAMAAIGKIIAKTLKNPKDTATLDQARAEVTALTDQYPLYTDLKY; via the coding sequence CATCGTAAGTGAAGCGGTAATTGAAGCAATGGGCTCTGTATTGACTAACAAGTATGCTGAAGGTTACCCGGGCAAACGTTACTATGGCGGTTGTGAGCATGTTGATATCGTTGAAGATATCGCGCGTGATCGTGCCAAGGAACTGTTTGGTGCAGAACATGCGAACGTGCAGCCGCACTCCGGTGCACAAGCGAACATGGCTGTATATCTGGCAGCCTTGAAGCCTGGCGATACCGTTCTGGGGATGAACCTGGCGCATGGTGGTCACTTGACGCATGGTAGTCCGGTTAATGCTTCCGGTTTGCTGTACAATTTCGTTGCTTACGGCGTACAGGAAGATACATTCCTCATTGATTATGATGAAGTTCGCAAAGCAGCATTCAAACACCGCCCTCGTCTGATCGTAGCAGGCGCAAGTGCATATCCGCGTACGATTGATTTTGAAAAGCTGGCGTCCATTGCCAATGATGTTGGCGCGCTGTTCATGGTCGATATGGCGCATATCGCAGGACTTGTTGCAGCCGGACTGCATCCTAACCCGGTGCCGCATGCACACTTCGTAACGACGACAACACACAAAACGCTGCGCGGACCACGCGGTGGTATGATTCTATGCCGCAAATCCTGGGCAGCTGCCATTGATAAAGCTGTATTCCCGGGTTCCCAAGGCGGACCTTTGATGCATGTGATCGCTTCGAAAGCCGTAGCTTTTGGTGAAGCTCTGCAGCCTTCGTTCAAAACGTATGCGCAAAACGTAGTGAAAAACGCACAGGTGCTCGCTGAAACATTGATCGCCGAAGGATTGAACATCGTATCCGGCGGTACAGATAACCACTTGATGCTGATCGATACTCGCAGCGTGAATATCACAGGTAAAGAAGCAGAGCATGTGCTTGACTCTATCGGTATTACCGTGAACAAAAACGCGATTCCGTTTGACCCGACAAGTCCGTTCATCACCAGCGGTATCCGTATCGGTACACCTGCGGCGACTTCCCGCGGTATGGACGAGAAAGCGATGGCAGCCATCGGTAAGATCATTGCCAAGACGCTTAAAAATCCAAAAGACACAGCAACGCTTGATCAGGCTCGCGCAGAAGTAACGGCCCTGACAGATCAATACCCGCTGTACACAGACCTTAAATACTAG
- the upp gene encoding uracil phosphoribosyltransferase: MGKLVICDHPLIQHKLTFIRDMRTNTKDFRELVDEVATLMAYEITRDVELESIDVQTPVAATKGKVISGRMLGLVPILRAGLGMLDGVVKLLPAAKVGHVGLFRDPETLQPVEYYTKLPTDVTERQLIVIDPMLATGGSAIAAIDVLKKRGCTQIKMMNLVAAPEGVKAVQDAHPDVDIYVAALDDRLDDHGYIVPGLGDAGDRLYGTK; this comes from the coding sequence ATGGGAAAATTAGTAATATGTGATCACCCCCTGATTCAACACAAACTGACGTTTATACGCGACATGCGTACGAATACGAAAGATTTTCGTGAATTGGTTGATGAAGTAGCGACGCTGATGGCTTACGAGATTACAAGAGACGTTGAACTGGAATCCATCGACGTACAGACACCTGTAGCAGCAACCAAAGGAAAAGTGATTTCCGGCCGTATGCTGGGACTCGTACCAATCCTGCGCGCTGGACTGGGCATGCTGGATGGCGTGGTGAAGCTGCTGCCAGCGGCAAAAGTAGGACATGTTGGCTTGTTCCGTGATCCGGAAACACTGCAGCCGGTTGAATACTACACCAAACTGCCTACAGACGTAACTGAACGTCAGCTGATTGTGATTGACCCGATGCTCGCAACAGGCGGATCGGCAATTGCAGCCATTGACGTGCTCAAAAAACGCGGCTGCACGCAGATCAAAATGATGAACCTGGTAGCAGCACCGGAAGGCGTAAAGGCAGTACAGGATGCGCATCCGGATGTAGATATCTATGTCGCTGCACTGGACGACCGTCTGGATGATCACGGATATATCGTGCCAGGACTTGGCGATGCAGGAGACCGTCTGTACGGAACGAAATAA